In the genome of Myxococcus stipitatus, one region contains:
- a CDS encoding cold-shock protein → MATGTVKWFNDAKGFGFITQDGGGEDVFCHHTAINMDGFRTLAEGQKVEFEVTRGPKGLQAQNVRAA, encoded by the coding sequence ATGGCAACCGGTACCGTGAAGTGGTTCAACGACGCGAAGGGCTTCGGCTTCATCACCCAGGACGGCGGGGGCGAGGACGTTTTCTGCCACCACACCGCCATCAACATGGATGGCTTCCGCACCCTCGCCGAGGGTCAGAAGGTGGAGTTCGAAGTGACGCGCGGCCCCAAGGGCCTTCAGGCGCAGAACGTCCGCGCGGCCTGA
- a CDS encoding DPP IV N-terminal domain-containing protein, whose product MRQVLTAALLFVSAPAFAQEVKPLLMSPTERTQDTFLRQLAETRNFSSGRPVGVKVTPDEKQVLFLRTAATSNVQTLYAFDVATGQTKEVLTPEAILKGSEETLTPEEKARRERMRVSARGFTTYQISEDGSRLLVPLSGRLYVVERASGKVTELKTGAGVLDPRFSKDGKQVAYVRDNDVYRISVDGNKEQRVTKGGSDTKSNGVAEFVAQEEMGRFTGYWWSPDGKHVAYTESDTSEVEKLTIVDVMHPERGGEVFAYPRPGKANAKVRLGVTPVTGGKTTWVKWDVAKYPYLATVTWPQGGPLTVLVQNRQQTEQQLLAVDPATGKSRELLVEKDSAWLNLEQDFPLWLDDGTGFLWYTERNGGPEVELRKADGSLARSLVKPDAGFRGLARYVQKDHTLYFTGGPNPTQSALWRVKDGGAPERATGSKAEGIETGYASTEGGVLVVNTSSLKSMSKTQILRADGTRLGELPEVAQEPPFVPNTELRQVGPKGFWASITRPRDFKPGKKLPVIVEVYGGPTTTVVHHSMTAHLMAQWMADQGFLVVKFDGRGTPLRGHDWERAVKFDFVTATLDDQAEAIQELAKVMPEVDIKRVGIQGWSFGGYMAALAALKRPDVFKASVAGAPVVDWLDYDTHYTERYLGVPQENPEAYEKSSLLTYAKKDAPIGKLLLIHGTADDNVYFFHTLKLSDALFRAGKPHELLPLSGLTHMVPDPVVKERQWETVMNHFKKNL is encoded by the coding sequence ATGCGCCAGGTTCTTACCGCCGCGCTCCTCTTCGTGAGCGCGCCTGCCTTCGCCCAGGAAGTAAAGCCCCTTCTCATGTCCCCCACGGAGCGAACCCAAGACACCTTCCTCCGCCAGCTCGCGGAGACGCGTAACTTCTCGAGCGGCCGTCCCGTCGGAGTGAAGGTCACTCCCGACGAGAAGCAGGTCCTCTTCCTGCGCACGGCCGCCACCTCCAACGTGCAGACGCTCTACGCGTTCGACGTGGCGACGGGGCAGACGAAGGAGGTCCTCACCCCCGAGGCCATCCTCAAGGGCTCCGAGGAGACCCTCACCCCCGAGGAGAAGGCCCGCCGCGAGCGCATGCGCGTCAGTGCCCGAGGCTTCACGACGTACCAGATTTCCGAGGACGGCTCGCGCCTGCTCGTCCCCTTGTCCGGCCGCCTGTACGTGGTGGAGCGCGCCTCGGGCAAGGTGACGGAGCTCAAGACGGGCGCCGGCGTGCTGGACCCGCGCTTCTCCAAGGACGGCAAGCAGGTCGCCTACGTCCGCGACAACGACGTCTACCGAATCAGCGTCGACGGCAACAAGGAGCAGCGGGTCACCAAGGGCGGCTCGGACACGAAGTCCAACGGCGTGGCCGAGTTCGTCGCCCAGGAGGAGATGGGCCGCTTCACCGGTTACTGGTGGAGCCCGGACGGCAAGCACGTCGCGTACACGGAGTCGGACACCTCCGAGGTGGAGAAGCTCACCATCGTCGACGTGATGCACCCCGAGCGCGGCGGTGAGGTGTTCGCCTATCCGCGCCCCGGCAAGGCCAACGCGAAGGTGCGCCTGGGCGTCACGCCCGTCACCGGCGGCAAGACGACGTGGGTGAAGTGGGACGTGGCGAAGTACCCGTACCTGGCCACCGTGACGTGGCCCCAGGGCGGCCCGCTCACCGTGCTGGTGCAGAACCGCCAGCAGACCGAGCAGCAGCTGCTCGCCGTCGACCCGGCCACCGGCAAGTCGCGCGAGCTGCTGGTGGAGAAGGACTCGGCGTGGCTCAACCTGGAGCAGGACTTCCCGCTGTGGCTGGACGATGGCACGGGCTTCCTCTGGTACACCGAGCGCAACGGCGGCCCCGAAGTCGAGCTGCGCAAGGCGGACGGCTCGCTGGCGCGCAGCCTGGTGAAGCCGGACGCGGGCTTCCGCGGCCTGGCCCGCTACGTCCAGAAGGACCACACGCTGTACTTCACCGGCGGCCCCAACCCCACGCAGAGCGCCCTGTGGCGCGTGAAGGACGGCGGCGCGCCGGAGCGTGCGACGGGCAGCAAGGCGGAGGGCATCGAGACGGGCTACGCCTCCACCGAGGGTGGGGTGCTCGTCGTCAACACCTCCAGCCTGAAGTCCATGAGCAAGACCCAGATTCTGCGCGCGGACGGCACGCGCCTGGGTGAGCTGCCGGAGGTGGCGCAGGAGCCGCCCTTCGTCCCCAACACCGAGCTGCGCCAGGTGGGCCCCAAGGGCTTCTGGGCCTCCATCACCCGCCCGCGCGACTTCAAGCCCGGCAAGAAGCTGCCCGTCATCGTCGAGGTGTACGGCGGCCCCACCACCACCGTCGTGCACCACAGCATGACGGCGCACCTCATGGCGCAGTGGATGGCGGACCAGGGCTTCCTCGTCGTGAAGTTCGACGGACGCGGCACGCCGCTGCGCGGCCACGACTGGGAGCGCGCGGTGAAGTTCGACTTCGTCACCGCCACGCTGGATGACCAGGCGGAGGCCATCCAGGAGCTGGCCAAGGTGATGCCCGAGGTCGACATCAAGCGCGTGGGCATCCAGGGCTGGAGCTTCGGTGGCTACATGGCCGCGCTCGCCGCCCTCAAGCGCCCGGACGTCTTCAAGGCGTCCGTCGCCGGCGCCCCCGTGGTGGACTGGCTGGACTACGACACGCACTACACCGAGCGCTACCTGGGCGTGCCCCAGGAGAACCCCGAGGCATACGAGAAGAGCTCGCTGCTCACGTACGCGAAGAAGGACGCGCCCATCGGCAAGCTGCTGCTCATCCACGGCACGGCCGACGACAACGTCTACTTCTTCCACACGCTCAAGCTCAGCGACGCGCTCTTCCGCGCGGGCAAGCCGCACGAGCTGCTGCCGCTCAGCGGCCTGACGCACATGGTCCCCGACCCGGTGGTGAAGGAGCGCCAGTGGGAGACCGTGATGAACCACTTCAAGAAGAACCTGTAG
- the odhB gene encoding 2-oxoglutarate dehydrogenase complex dihydrolipoyllysine-residue succinyltransferase: protein MAVELKVPPLGESITEAVVGKWNKKAGDAVAADEPLVVLETDKVTIDVPAPAAGSLASVAFKEGDKVRVGDVLGLIEAGAGAPAAKPAAAAPAPAPAAPVAAAAEASGGSDARITPTARKMAEENKLDVSQLKGSGTAGRITKEDVLGQLNRPAAPSQPAAPAAPTGPRPNAAREERVRMTPLRKRVAERLVQAQSTAALLTTFNEVDMGEVMALRKKYNDKFLAKHGVKLGFMSFFVRASIEALKAFPQVNGEIDGEDVIFKHYYDIGVAVSGSRGLVVPVLRNADKMSLAELEKGVADLGTRARNDKLTLAELQGGTFTITNGGIFGSMLSTPIINPPQTGILGMHNIVERPVVRDGQIVIRPIMYVALTYDHRLIDGREAVQFLVRVKECIEDPERLLLDV, encoded by the coding sequence ATGGCCGTTGAACTGAAAGTGCCCCCCCTGGGCGAGTCCATCACCGAAGCCGTCGTCGGCAAGTGGAACAAGAAGGCGGGTGATGCGGTCGCGGCGGACGAGCCGCTCGTCGTCCTTGAGACCGACAAGGTCACCATCGACGTGCCCGCTCCCGCGGCCGGCTCTTTGGCCAGCGTCGCCTTCAAGGAGGGCGACAAGGTGCGCGTGGGCGACGTGCTCGGCCTCATCGAGGCCGGTGCCGGCGCTCCCGCCGCCAAGCCCGCAGCCGCCGCTCCCGCCCCGGCTCCGGCCGCTCCCGTGGCCGCCGCCGCGGAGGCCTCGGGTGGCTCGGATGCCCGCATCACGCCCACCGCCCGGAAGATGGCGGAGGAGAACAAGCTGGACGTCTCCCAGCTGAAGGGCAGCGGCACCGCGGGCCGCATCACCAAGGAGGACGTGCTGGGCCAGCTCAACCGCCCCGCCGCGCCCTCTCAGCCCGCCGCCCCGGCCGCTCCCACGGGCCCCCGCCCCAACGCCGCCCGCGAGGAGCGCGTGCGCATGACGCCGCTTCGCAAGCGCGTCGCGGAGCGCCTGGTCCAGGCCCAGTCCACCGCCGCCCTGCTCACCACCTTCAACGAGGTGGACATGGGCGAGGTCATGGCCCTGCGCAAGAAGTACAACGACAAGTTCCTCGCGAAGCACGGCGTGAAGCTGGGCTTCATGAGCTTCTTCGTCCGCGCGTCCATCGAAGCCCTCAAGGCCTTCCCGCAGGTGAACGGGGAGATTGACGGCGAGGACGTCATCTTCAAGCACTACTACGACATCGGCGTGGCGGTGAGCGGCAGCCGCGGCCTGGTCGTCCCGGTGCTGCGCAACGCGGACAAGATGTCCCTGGCGGAGCTGGAGAAGGGCGTCGCGGACCTGGGCACCCGGGCTCGCAACGACAAGCTCACCCTGGCGGAGCTGCAGGGCGGCACCTTCACCATCACCAACGGCGGCATCTTCGGCTCCATGCTGTCCACGCCCATCATCAACCCGCCGCAGACGGGCATCCTGGGCATGCACAACATCGTGGAGCGCCCCGTCGTGCGCGACGGGCAGATTGTCATCCGCCCCATCATGTACGTCGCCCTCACCTACGACCACCGGCTGATTGACGGCCGCGAGGCCGTCCAGTTCCTCGTGCGCGTCAAGGAGTGCATCGAGGACCCCGAGCGTCTGCTGTTGGACGTCTGA